From the Lolium rigidum isolate FL_2022 chromosome 2, APGP_CSIRO_Lrig_0.1, whole genome shotgun sequence genome, one window contains:
- the LOC124689247 gene encoding BTB/POZ and MATH domain-containing protein 1-like, translating into MVTKTSSTVVLHAGEHLFKVVNHSLVKGSSTFLTSGTFRVGGHDWAIRYYPNGNSRTVDDQFSSIFVELMNTGDVEVTASYSFCLQDPAPLASGEKHKFGNTAKFSLDKHPDWGRDKFVSKADLVASGCLEDDCLLIKCTITVIASKLIKDTEANENSIIIPPSVLSKDLSNLLENGLDADLTVRIGWFKSFKVHGCVLAARSPVFRALLCGSMVESKQTSIRVNDVDARVFEVLLYYMYNDSLPEFMEETTEEDISMTQHLLVTADRYAMERLKLICQDKLSKTLEAKTLGFTLNLAEEFHCQQLKNYCLNYIARDTERIRATIQTNKFKRLKQDHQGVAYDILDKVIDKL; encoded by the coding sequence ATGGTAACTAAGACCTCCTCGACTGTGGTCCTCCACGCCGGCGAGCACCTATTCAAGGTCGTCAACCACTCCCTCGTCAAAGGGAGCAGTACCTTCCTCACGTCTGGGACCTTCCGCGTCGGCGGCCATGACTGGGCTATCCGCTACTACCCAAACGGCAACTCTAGGACTGTCGACGATCAGTTCTCTTCGATTTTTGTCGAATTGATGAACACCGGTGATGTTGAGGTCACTGCGTCCTACTCCTTCTGCCTGCAGGACCCGGCACCGTTGGCCTCAGGAGAGAAGCACAAATTCggcaacaccgcaaagttttcgcTCGACAAGCATCCAGATTGGGGTAGAGACAAATTTGTGAGTAAAGCTGACTTGGTTGCGTCGGGGTGTCTCGAGGATGACTGTCTACTGATCAAGTGCACCATCACCGTTATTgcctccaagctcatcaaggaCACTGAAGCTAACGAAAATAGCATCATCATTCCACCCTCGGTCCTCAGTAAGGATCTAAGCAATCTTCTGGAGAACGGCCTTGATGCGGACTTGACGGTAAGGATTGGGTGGTTCAAAAGTTTTAAGGTGCACGGGTGTGTGCTCGCTGCACGGTCGCCAGTCTTCCGTGCGCTGCTGTGTGGATCTATGGTGGAGAGCAAACAAACCAGTATCCGCGTTAACGACGTAGATGCCAGAGTTTTCGAGGTCTTACTCTATTACATGTACAACGATAGCCTCCCGGAGTTCATGGAGGAGACCACGGAAGAGGATATAAGCATGACCCAGCATTTGCTAGTCACCGCTGATCGGTACGCTATGGAGAGGTTGAAATTGATATGTCAGGACAAATTGAGCAAGACACTAGAGGCTAAGACACTGGGCTTCACTTTGAATCTCGCGGAAGAATTCCACTGCCAACAGCTCAAGAACTATTGTCTCAACTATATAGCAAGAGACACTGAGAGGATACGAGCTACTATACAAACTAATAAGTTCAAGCgactcaagcaagaccaccaaggTGTTGCATATGATATTTTGGACAAGGTAATTGACAAGCTGTAG
- the LOC124689248 gene encoding BTB/POZ and MATH domain-containing protein 1-like, with protein sequence MATKTASTVVLHAGEHLFKVVNHSLVKGSNTCLTSAAFRVGGHDWAICYYPNGSSRIVDDQFTSIFLELINTAGDSEVTAYCSFCLQDPAPSATGEKHKFGYTRKFEVGKHGVSWGRRKFVSKADLVASGYLQDDCLLIKCAITVIASKLVQDAEDNENRIIIPPSVLSKDLGNLLEHGLEADLTVRIGWFKSFKVHGCVLAARSPVFRALLCGPMMESRQNSIRLNDVDARVFEVLLYYMYNDCLPEFMEETTEDAIDMTQHLLVAADRYAMERLKLMCQNKLSKALEAGSLGFTLNLAEEFHCQQLKNYCLNYIARGTKRIRSTIKTNKFKRLKQDHQGVAYDILDKVIDKL encoded by the exons ATGGCAACGAAGACCGCCTCGACTGTGGTTCTCCACGCCGGCGAGCACCTATTCAAGGTCGTCAACCACTCCCTCGTCAAAGGCAGCAATACCTGTCTCACGTCCGCGGCCTTCCGCGTCGGCGGCCATGACTGGGCTATCTGCTACTACCCAAACGGCAGCTCAAGGATTGTCGATGATCAGTTCACATCGATTTTTCTCGAGTTGATAAACACCGCCGGTGATTCTGAGGTCACTGCGTACTGCTCCTTCTGCCTACAGGACCCCGCACCGTCGGCCACAGGAGAGAAGCACAAATTCGGCTACACCAGAAAGTTTGAGGTCGGCAAGCATGGAGTTTCTTGGGGTCGAAGAAAATTTGTTAGTAAAGCTGACTTGGTTGCCTCGGGGTATCTCCAGGATGACTGTCTACTGATCAAGTGCGCGATCACCGTTATTGCCTCTAAGCTCGTCCAGGACGCTGAGGATAACGAAAATAGAATCATCATTCCACCCTCTGTCCTCAGCAAAGATCTAGGCAATCTTCTGGAGCACGGCCTTGAGGCGGACTTGACGGTCCGTATTGGGTGGTTCAAAAGTTTTAAGGTGCACGGGTGTGTGCTCGCTGCACGGTCGCCAGTCTTCCGTGCGCTGCTGTGTGGACCTATGATGGAGAGTAGACAAAACAGTATCCGCCTTAACGATGTAGATGCCAGAGTTTTCGAGGTCTTACTTTATTATATGTACAATGATTGCCTCCCCGAGTTCATGGAGGAGACCACGGAGGATGCTATAGACATGACCCAGCATTTGCTAGTCGCGGCTGATCGGTACGCaatggagaggttgaagttgatgTGTCAGAACAAATTAAGCAAGGCACTTGAGGCGGGG TCATTGGGCTTCACTTTGAATCTCGCGGAGGAATTCCACTGCCAACAGCTCAAGAACTATTGTCTCAACTATATAGCAAGAGGCACTAAgaggatacgatctactataaaaACTAATAAGTTCAAGCgactcaagcaagaccaccaaggTGTTGCATATGATATTTTGGACAAGGTAATTGACAAGCTGTAG